ACAAATTCTGCTAGTAACTACACTGATGAAAAAATGTACCACAGTTTTGAGCCAAATTGATATTGAGCTCAGGTTCAGACCAGGCAACTGAACAGAGCATTACTGCTTAAACACCCTGCAGAGTTGCATACAGGGGAAAAATAGTATGAAAACACCAAGGCATTGCATAAATTGTACACATTGATTTTTTGTGTCCTGGTTCAAATCCAAACACCTCTGgccttctgtgtttgtgtgtttatgtgtgtggaaAGACTGTACTCAATGTAAAAATACTGAAACAAACCTAAAGACAGTCAAATTAACTAACACACAAGCACATACAGGTCAATTCTGCCTGACCTGGATTAGCTGCGATCAAAGCAGGTTTGGCTCTTTGTCACAACTTCAGCCTCATTACTAATCAACCCCTGCTGGTGCCAAATGGCACAGAGAGGATTTCACACATAATACACACAAGATGtccaaatgataaaaaaaaaaaaaaacaccaaaaggcTGAACTGGTTGTACATATAGAAAAGCTTTCTCGCTCTCGCTTTACCCTCAGAATTTATGGACTTTAATCTGCTGCTGAACATCTGAAACATTTCATGTTTGGAAAACAATAGGGACGGGGGTATATACaggtggagtaatggctgctgaaaatttgtcTGCTatgacaggaataaaaaaaaagcagaaaacacaaatttactgtttttactgtattgttgaaaTCATAAATATGAGActattttcaaaaacactttagaacGGTATTGTAAATACGTAAGATACtgattattacaacatttttacaaaactatAAATTTGTTTACTCACCAAAGACAATTTTACTCACATTTGGGTGCTCAATGAGTCAGAAATTTCCATACAGTGAAATATATACTATTTTGAGGGAGATATAGTTCATACAGAATGAATATAATGTCATATAATGAGAGAAATATATGAATGTGGGAAATGTGTGAGTGGAACAGTGAGGAAGAAGGGCACAAAGAGGCTCAAAGATGGATGGAAAACCAAATAAAGCAAAAGAGGAAAATGATCGAGGGAGAGGTAGAGGGATGGAGGGAATGTGCAGTGAGGTGTGAAGCAGAAAACAGTGGAACTTTGTTACtctaatgcacacacactcaacaaTGCTTGCTAAGTTTAAAGAGAaattttcccctctctctctctctcacacacacacacacacacacacacacacacacacacacacaggtatacaGTTACCTTATCAAAGCCACATTCccacattgtgttttgtttggcaTTTGCAGGAACATGGTTCACTTTcccaagctattttttttttaatgtcaaactATTTTGACAGCTCACTGCAGATAAGTTGTCCATCATATTGCCATGTGAACAGTTCACAATTTACGTAAAGCAGCTGGTTCTTAACTTGTTTTGCTTTAATATCAGATTTTATATTGACATAGATTGTCAAATGGCAACCAAATATGTATTATACATAAGCTgaccaaaatatctttaatatcaCACATTGAGGTTGACTGTAACAGTTTCTGCTGTATTTtcgatgaaataaatgcagtcttgggtaccattatttaaagaaaatcgtacaatatatttattgtgtgttcatattgtattgcaaaacacttttgttgcttgtttggtggtatgggtagctttaagggtgggttaaggtgtaagagatgggtcaacagtgtaattataaatgtaattacagaaattaattgcaGATGtgattacatgcaggtattttttaaatatctgtacagtgtaaaaacatgtatgtacacaataagtgcattgcatcaaatgattaatttacatgtaagtacatagtagttaaggccacctttATTTGGGACCAAAAAATATATGTGCTAGGATCTGCAAAAATGCTGTCCTGAAAAAATTAATTGCACATAATTTCATGCTCTCATTTTGACTTTGTCAGGTTCAAGGTTCACGGTATTACCGCAAGCACACTATTGCGAAGTTCTGTCACCTTCCTCCTGATGATCCTCCGGTTACCTCCCCTCCTCCACCCGAGCTGccccctccacctcctccaccaTACGGCCGCGGGCCCGCCTCCTATCGAAATCGCCGTTATCACCGGAACTCATCGCATTCGCGGACCCAGACCCTTCCGTCTCCGGTCGCCTCCAGGACACCCACGCTGTGCGATCAGGAGGGCCGCATGGAGAGGCTCCAGAGGGATGTGGAACTCTTACGGGCGGGATGGACAGGCCATCGCACACAGTCCCTCTTTTCTCTGCCTACAGATGAGTCCCGCTCCTCGTGTGCCTCTCCGTCAAGCTTCCGTCCTCGCTGCTTCTCTTCAATGGCTGCTCCAATTTTCCGTGTCAATGTCGATACACTAGTGGGAGCCGAAGAGACGGATGTGGACACGGGACAGACCATCAGCGGCAGCTCTGTGGACCTATCGGTGGTCTCAGGTTATTCCCATCCACAGCTGAGGCACCATTTAAAGGCCCCAGCACTGCGGCCCAAGTCTGCTCCTCCAACAGACGGAGGTCTTGACTTTGCTGATCTGACCTATAATAATGCCTCCTCCATAAGACAGACTCCTTTACTGTCTAGAACACAGAGCATCTCTGCTAAATCCACACCTTGTGTAGTACACAAACCACAGCCAAAGAATGTGAAAGATGTGTTGCAGGACAAAGGGCAGCAGAAGAGCAATGGCATTGTGACAGTAGATGATTGTAATCAAGAAGGCATTGCAGAGGAAGAGCAAGAATTTTATATCTGAAACATGCAGGACAATCATCTCATCAGCATGTATGCAGGTCTTAAAGAGGGATTGTTTTTAGGTCTTCTATAATTGCAAGCAGCTGAGTATTTAAATATGGAAAACCCTTAAACaaattgttcatccaaaaatgaaaattctttcatgaTTAAACTCGTAAAACTCACCTGaaacacatattaagatattttaatgaaacctgagatgGTTCATTGAAAGTCCAGGTAATCAAAAACGTCAGGTCATAAAGGTGTTGACAATTAATTGCAGTTTATTAAGTCTTGTGAAGAGGTATGATCACTTTATATGAGCAGATTTAAttgactttcaatggagggacagaaacataggtttaattaaaatatcaaaatttgtgttctgaaacgggtttggaacgacaaagGGGTGAGTCAAGGATGACagaatgtttgggtgaactatatttAAGCTTTTGTTCTACAGTGAATTGTTTAATTAGCAACAGACCATGCTtaaaaaatgtgcattcataATGAATGACTTTAAGACTGAATGAAATTGACTTGTATTTGTTGTATGTTGTGGTATTCTGTAGTGTttcataatagttttaataacAAAAGAGCTTCATTGTTTATGTCAGAGAGCTCAGCGAAGAATAAAACTCTGCCACCTAGTGGTTGAACATGTTAACTACACAGGCGCTAGACACTTGTGTCATGAGGCAGGTCACTCATTATTAGAGAAAATATTGAAATTTCCACAGTTTGTACAGTTTCACTATTTGTTCCGTGTAAGAAAATTGTGTGTTTCTGACCTGAATGTAATGCTTTACATTatcacacattttaaattatatgtacatattttgttttaatgaccTCTCAGTGACAGATGTCAGTGCTCTGTGCAAAATATCAATGATTATATGGATAGACAAGAAAATAATCAAGGAACTCATTAATGTCTgtgtttacaaatataaaattatggtgtgaattacttgctgtttatgttgtaaaaacaaaacccaaataaTTATTATGGTTATTATAGGGGTTAGCAGCTGTTTCTCtgtgggaaaataaataaataataataaataatgaattcttACAACAATTGGTCACCGGGTCATGTTATAAAttgtttagaaattatttttccaAGTGCATTGCATCTTGTACATAATGTTGGCAATATGTTCATGTTGTCATAAACAGGGAGCAAGTCTTACACTTTATTGTAAAGTAATATGCAGGCTTGTTAATCAAACCATTACGACCAGCTACCTCTATAAATCTTACAATTCTTTTCAAAACTTGGTTCAGTGTGGGGTCAAAGATGTTCATGTTTCATTACAATCAtgtaacacaaacacatacaggacAGCCCTTGTGAGTTACCCCTCTCTCAGTGCCAGATCACTCCCCACACGTTCCCAGCTAATCCCATGAGCGTACCTGGCACATCGCTACGGCGACACCACCTCTCAGTGCTACTGCGCTCCGGCACTGGACTGGGATTCTGTTAATCCGGCCCAGCAACCATAGAGCTACAGAAATAGGGCAGGAGGGGTGAACGACAGCGAGCACTAGTTCCCTGCTAGATCATAAGTCAGGTCTAATAAAGTCAATTCCTGTTACCCAACTACCTCACTGACTATTAATACgctgcaaattaggagtttattaaggcaaaagttgcagttaatagtgagaattgatctcTGAACTAAAGTGACCAATATTACTTATACAGCTGAATAAcagtaattaatttaatacttCTGCTATTAACGTgtattaaaagacatttattaatatttgtaacagTAATGCTGAATATTATTAGCAGTTATTAGTATTAGTactcacattttattaataataataataattactattatgaATAGTAAtagcaattaatttcaaaatatttttattattattgcatactcTAGCGTAAGTAATACCGCTTACcctattaataaaaatgacttctactattaatttgtattaatatacacatattaatatttgtaacagTAATGATGCATATTATTAgcaattattagtatttatactcaccatatattaatactaataattactACTATTAAGGTGGTATTATTATTACAGCCATCACCATCATGAcactaatatattaaattattatcatatACTGCAAGCCACTGCATACTTAATTGTGAGAATGTAATTCTGAACCTGCAGTCGTATGTCGAGGCAGTGAATGTCACACACCCTAATAGGCTATTTCCACTTAGGACGGTCCAATTGTAAGTTAAAAGGCTAAAGAGTGTCCAGTTGctttagacatatttttaattctattaatgttttagtttattaatgtttgACCCATTAAAAAACTTTCTGTATTCAAAGTATGTTTGCATACCAACTTTTAAATATCTGGCCTCAAAGATGAAAGAGGAGTTGTTTACTTTGGACGGCATTCCTTTGGGTGCATTGTCCTTGCCCAAGTGACCGTGACTTTCCCATCATCATTTCCCTTCTTAAAAATTCAAATGCCATGGCTGGAAGACTGGAATTAAAGAATCTGTCTTCTCCCCTGATTGCTGCCAAGTTGGTTCTACTAATTAATATGCCTTCTGATGGGCACCGTCCAAATACCTGATGCTTACTGATCATTTCCAGCTTGCTGTTTACCATGGGAAAAATGTCTCTTCAGTCCATTAGGGTCATTTGTGGAAACTCCACTAACAGTGGAGATCTGACTTTGACAATGTATaacagttgtttaaaataaatatttgtaaatatttgtataggGATAAATTCTCAGTATTAACTacctgcttattagcatgcctattattaacaaaaGCTATTGaatgtttattagcacttataaagcacatatctgcatgaccatattctgcatccctaatccaatacataaacttaacaactatcttactaaccATTACTAAGCAGCAAATtgggagtttactgaggcaaaagttgcagttaatggtgagaattgaaccttaaaataaagtgtgaccaaatgttcttttgtttctttcttcattaaagaatcctgaaaaaataaactgaatcctgaaaaaaacacacaatttccGCAAAGATATTAAGTAGCCCATCCatcaaacatgattaaaaaataaaattataataataataataattcttgagtaccaaatcaatatattagaataatttctgaaggatcatgtgacagtgacgACTGAAAATTTGACAAAACAGGAATgaattatatgtttaaataaatttaaaaagaaaacataattttacatttaggtaatatttcacaaaattgctGTTTTACTTTGTGTTGTTCAAATACATGCAGTTTGGTGAGTATAACACTTCTTTCTTTCAATCAATCAACAATTATAGTCTATAGAGATGTTAACAGGTTGGTAAAGCTCACACCTTGGCATTGATTACAtgagaattttaaatgttttaatggcaTCTCATGCAGAAATGCTGATGCAGCATGCTGGGATGGCATTTGCTCACTCTATCAAAAGAACAAGCTGCTTGTGTAATGACTTCCTCTCtctattatgtgtgtgtgtgcgtctgaaCTTGTTGAGTGCGGATTTGCTGGTCGAGCGCATGCCTCCCTCTGCCTGGCTCCTTATAGTGCCGGGCGGGAGGCAGGAATTCTGACCGAGTGGTACGGACATCGCCGCCGGAGACCACAAACACGAAGCACTCCCTTTAAACAAGGTCTCATGATCGACAGCTCTTTCAGTCAGTTGTCCTGGTGTGGAGGATCAGGCTGAACACACGTCCTCCTGGAGTGACAGTGATAGTGGAGCTGAACATCAGGAGCAGCTGACATTCACCCAATCCAGAGGACGAGCCGGCAGGTAAGAAGTTCctaaatattttcattcagtcatacattttaataataaaacttgtttttaagtattttttaattatactataTAAGGAAGAAGTTCTTAAATAGTTTAATTCAAtggtacattttaattatattttgttcttaaatattttttaaatgatgctgtatatttttaattatatatattttaattataggcctattttgatcaatatcaatataaaactatataaaatgtaGCCAGGATTTCTGTtcagaaaaattttatttaataattttttgtattgtGATTTACACCCTTTCATGTTGCATTAATATTGGATATATGGGGGCTgtggcatagttcacccaaaattgaaaattctgtcatcattgtcACATAATATCAgacaaacataaaagaagatatttcgagaaatgtctttttttttttattttttttttttatccatacttTGGAaatcaatggtcaccaaaactatttggttaccaacattcttcaaaatattttattttgtgttccacagaagaaattatgacttacaggtttggaatgacatgaggatgagtaaatgatgacagatttttctttttttggtaaattaaattatcctttatttttttttacattcattcagAATAGAGGCCACACATCAGTGCAATTAAGATACTAgtcttaaaaatgaatgaaatctttTATAAAGATTAACCAACTTTATCCTTGCTTGCAAAAGTTTTGCTGCTGAAAAGTGGGTGATTGTAGTATTATTTTGTACTGAATCAACACAGGGTTACACCAACAAAAGTaattagctttatttaattattagcttgtCTTTGATCGATATCAAATACATTatccatattttattatttcaacttGTAACCAAATCCATGATTAATTGTTGAGCTGTTCTGcaagataatttaataattttgcagTTGCAGATTTTGACCTGTTGATCATGCATCGGCTTTCTGTGACTTCCCTATTGCTCTGTCTGTGGCTGCTGGAGCGCTGCCAAGGCAACAGCCACAATGATCTACACACACAGTTTGGCATCAGCCTCTACCAAACACTCACAGAGATGGAGAACAACTCCAACCTGATCGTTTCCCCAGCCAGCGTCTCATTGTGTCTGGGTCTTCTGCAGCTCGGTGCCAGGGGAAACACTCTAGCACAACTTGAGGAAACTCTGGGATATGACGTGAATGGTAAGAGGAAACTAGCGGCACACCTGTAATCTGTATGTTGTTTTCCTAAATAGTCCAAAATATAAATCAGCCATGTCTGACAACCTGGCTTTCTGTCTAATGATTGAAAAGTTAACATGACAGTTTTGATGAGACAATGGTTTCCTTGCAGATGCTCGAGTGCAGGACATTCTGTCTCGGCCACAAGGAGACCTGGATTATTCCAGTGACGGGGTGCGGCTTCAGCTTGCCAATGCCTTATTTATCCAAAGTGGTGTGAAACTCCTGCCAGAATTTACCCAGCATGCCTTGGGATGGGGTAACAGTAGTCTACTGAGTGTAAACTTCAGTAATCCAAACCACACTCATAGTCGGCTACAGCAATGGACACATTCCCAGAGTAAAGGTGAGCTTATATTGACTAATAGTCAATGCAGTTTCCCTAAAACCCCCACATATtcatcatttatatttagattgtCTCCAATGTCATTTTAAGTGATGGATATATATGGcctataaaaacatacaaaaatatacacaaacataaatatacatttttatagtgttatgtaaatactgtacatgtgatgTAAAATTAAATACTGATTTGAATTTGCAtatgattatgattttaaaatagaattatgtattattaaatattgatgataatttatataaactgtacatatatatatatatatatcacatttaaaatatatgttaaaaattagatgtgatttgaaattaaatataataatgaatttaaaatataattatttaaatatatatttacatttacatttaatcatttagcagacgcttttatccaaagtgacttacaaatgaggagaacaatagaagcaatcagacaaACGAGAaagcaacagtatacaagtgttGTGACAAGGTTAGTCTACCACAATACACatagctaggttttttttttatagaatagaatagaatagaatagaatagaatagaatagaatagaatagaatagaacaggtaagtgctagtattagtttgTCAGGTGCTagtgaaaaagatgtgtctttagacgTAAATGGccaaagactcagctgttcaaaCTGAGATAgagaggtcattccaccagctgggcacagtccaggaaaaggacCATGatagtgattttgtgcctctttttgatggcaccacaaggcatcgttcacttgcagaacgcaagcttctggagggcgcataagtttgaactagcaagtttaggtatattggtgcagctGTCttgttgtcttgtaggcaaacgTCAGTACCATGAAATTGATTCGAGCACCtgctggtagccagtgtaaactgatgaagagaggtgtaCCCTTAACTTTTTTCAGCTCGTTAAAGACCactctcactgctgcattctggatcagttgcagaggcttgatagtacaagCAGGAAGACCCGCCAAGTGAGCATTACAacagtccagtctggagagaacaagagcttggacaaggagttgtgttacttgctctgataggaagggtccgttgtagcaatatggtctgtgaagcttaactgattaTCCATCACAACTTCAAGGTTCCTgtctgtcctggaaggagttatggttaacgaaacccagctgtatagagaagttgttatgaagtgctgggttggctgagaccatgagcagttctgtcttagcaaagttgagttgaaggtgatggtccttcatccagctagaaatgtctttCAGACAGGCTGGAATGCGAACTGCTACCATCGGATCATCTgtttggaatgagaagtagagttgagtgtcatcagcatagcagtgataagaaaagccatgcttctgaaagacagattctaatgatgacatgtagatggagaagagaagaggaccaagcactgagccttgaggaaccccagtagcaagaagttagAAGAAGAAACCTCAcacctccaagacaccctgaaagacctacctgagaggtaagacttgaaccattggagtgcggttcctgagatgcccatctttatgagggtggacaggaggatctggtggttaactttgtcaaaagcagcagacagatccagcaagatgagtactgaggattcgTATTTGGAAGCCGCTCTTGCCGGtctcagggcttcagtaaccgtaagtaagcagggcagtctcagttgagttgCCGCTTTTGACGCCAGATTGGAtgttgtccaggaggttgttctgtgcaaggaacatagagagttggttgaacgcAACTCGcttaagtgtctttgcaatgacccaaagaagggataccagtctgtagttttctaaaagtgctggatttagagtgGGTTTATTCAGCGTTGGGGTTACttgagcctgcttaaatgctgtttatgtccagtgctgaaaactgagagggtaaaggaagtgaggatgaaaccatagaggataggcATGAGGGAGAGAGTGAGCATAGGCTACACCGAAAGGTGACCTGCTATGTGTGCTATGTCAGGAGTTAGTGTGAGGTTAGAagtgatgaggaagtggtctgagctGTGTAatggagcaactaaagtgttgtcagTGGAGCAATAgcatgtgtagatgaggtccagttgaaTACTTGATTTGTGAGTAGCcatagtagacactcgcttgagatcaaatgaggcaagcagagtgttgaaagcagcctggggtttttctaggtggatgttgaagtcaccaacagtaccagaggagtaccatcctcaggaaagtttgatagtaacacatccaactcctccaagaagttacCCAGTTGACCTAGGGGTGGCTAAACAgctacaaagtggattttaaccgggtgggtaatagtaattgcatgtgacTCAAATGAACTGTTGCCTGTAATAGATGGtagaagatcaaatttccattcatttgagaTAAGTAGACCAGTATCTCCACCCCTCCCAATCACGCAAGGGGTGTGGaaaaaagtgaaattagtggagagggctgcaggagtggcagtgtcctcaggtttgatccaagtctcagtagcaatagaagaaataaattcagcttttttttttacagcagactggcagttccagagaccaacaggaatagagagtaaagtagttGAGGACATACGGACAGGCCGTAGATTATTAGGATTGGCCTGCCTCCAACGTACAGTGTGTGCTTTCCGAGTGTTAAGGCAGTCACTCACTGGACGAGAAGTGCAGCACCACGTTTAGAACAATTCGTACAGCAAGTACAAAATACAACGTAGCTGGGCGCCATGGACAGACGCCGAATGGCCCCACCGGTATGCGTACACACATAGAAAAGAATGTGTTCAAATTTTAAAGACGTGGAACGAATCAACGCGGTGCTGTGCTTCTCGTCCGGTGTGCGAccaacacttacaaactgctgtcctctTCAAATTACACattgattagaatttaaatataattatgaatttaaaatataactttgtaaatatgattaaatataattatgtaaatatattatataaatataattatgactgtcatatacagtatatatatatatatatattatgtaaaaataaatattgatttccacagtgaaaaaagaaaaatctaatttgtaattgaaatagtttaattcttctttattcaaaatgtaatgttaaaattaaatgttacttgcaattacttttttattattatttgtaaaattttcaCAATTTCTACACCAAATAtttttcaacttattttaaatataagaatgaatttaaaataattttgtagatatttacaatgtaaaagttaatattgattagaatttaaatataacttttaaatgtaattatgtaatatatgataaaaatcaatatatattatgCCAAATTAGATGTTAATTTGAAACtcaaatataattatgtaaatataaatgatgtcaaattaattcaaaatgtcatgttcaattaaatgtgttacttgcaaTTCTTTGTAATTCTTTGTAAAATTTTCACTTCTCaattaagtgaaaattgtttctacaccaaatatttttcagtgcatttaaatagttttattatgatGAGACACATCAAAACCTATAGTACATATAGgatatgtaggctatatactgtatgttttcatataaatGATTAAGTGTATGATTTATTTCTATAGCTGATGACCATCTCCAGACAAAAGAGGAGCAGCTTCAGTCCAGTGAGTCCCAGGAAGAGGCCTCCAGGCAAGACAGTTTACTGCACATGGCTCTTCTGAGCACGGTGGTGTTTCACGGTGCCTGGCAGAAACAATTTCTCTTCACTGACACCCAGAACCTGCCCTTCAGCCTCTCAGATGGTAGCACAGTCAAAGTCCCGATGATGTACCAGTCAACCGAAGTCAATATTGGTAAGGGGAGGAACAAGACAAACACCGCATAAAAGAGTTGGATGGAAGCCTATTGTTCTGCTAAAAGCGTATGTATTTACCTGTCCACCTGTCTTAGGGCATTTCCGCCTGCCATCCGAGCAGGAATACACAGTGATGGAGCTTCCGTACTTGGATCGCTCACTCAGGCTACTGGTGGCCTTACCTAGTGACCGGAAATCCCCTCTGTCCCAGCTGGAAAAGCAGCTCACGGCCCGTGCTGTGGGACTGTGGGATACTGGATTAAGACGCACTAAGATGGATATATTTCTGCCCAGGTAACTGCATGCAAAAATaaacttgtgaaatattatattatgcaaatTGGATATATCCTTGTTATGTGTGTATTTTAGGTTTAAGATGCAGAGCAGGTTCAATCTGAAGCCTGTTTTACAGTCTCTCGGTATCTCTGATGTCTTCAGTCCCTCAGCTGCTGATTTTAGAGGCATCTCAGGTTGGACAGTTAAACCGAAAACAGTTTATACCAGTCATAGATGCTGAGAAATAATCACAAACACCTTCAGTTTAAATCAGTGATTCACTCTGTGAAGATTAAGCCTTCTGTTTAATATGTCTACAGATGGAGAAGGACTTTTTGTATCAGAGGCTTTCCATGAGGCAAGAATAGAAGTGACAGAGGAAGGGACAAAAGCAGCTTCAGCTACAGGTATATGACATTttgcttgctgaaaaaaaaatactgcggAAATTGAAAACAAGAGAAATGTTTAGGAAcacttatgaatattaaatactgTGGGTTTAATGTTAATGAAGACTGATCTGACTCTGTATTGACATACCAATATCATAATATAGACTTTGGCCTATCTAGACTTAATGTTTTggctgaatgatttttttttttagctgataaaagataaaaacatagacagccaatcagaatccatcctgctttaaagagcttgagcatttaagcagcagatgacaaaactgcagcgcatgcttataataaacacaatattatcaTCCGTTAGTGTggaaactgatttatttataacaaacctGAAGTCATTGTTAAACAAATTAAAGAAACGTTGTTCTATTGTGAAGAGGACAAAAGCACATCTGAAtattaccaaatatatatatatatatatatatatatatatatatatatatatatatatatatattgtttttaagatGTAAGGTGTAATCTTTTATATGCTCAGCAAGGCTACTCCCTGGTGTATGTGTACCTGGTTGAGAATCAGTGGTAGTCAACAGATGGGATTTAGTTGAACAGACTGTTCAAGCTGTGAATCTGCTGGGAAATAACTGATGACTGAGCTTTCTTCCTCTATCTTTCTTTTTAGCAATGGTGCTATTGAAAAGATCCCGATCAGCGGTTTTCAAAGCAGATCGACCATTTCTCTTTATCTTACGGCAGATCAGTACAGGTAAATACTAAAATCTGGAATGATCACTGATAGCATGCATTCTTAAAATTACTCTACCCTGACATTAAATTGTATATAACGTCCAAacatttgaggtcagtaagattctttaatgtttttgacaaaGTCTCTTAGGCCCACCAGGGCTA
This genomic stretch from Cyprinus carpio isolate SPL01 chromosome B9, ASM1834038v1, whole genome shotgun sequence harbors:
- the LOC109096736 gene encoding protein FAM124A-like isoform X2, whose translation is MSALIRERRPEGDLSMGDLQDPFLVSIHIITDPGQAKTLQQAADQVLSWLHPDLTLFRVSERAGGLSRKPKVRLQRVTEPPSHQPALAVILFLQDEYGGEESLERLHNQLRCPPWRYHHTERVNRRGLLPFSSASQDFVTLAPGTPLWALRQVHYGKEIVRFTVYCRYETYTEQVRLYRLLLRRRLAQKKEDFCFCVVYSNPETEIQLSFKRMPHGQNPVPTENAVMEIRVRDIGELVPLLPCPCTPISDVRWQTNDYDGNKILLQVQGSRYYRKHTIAKFCHLPPDDPPVTSPPPPELPPPPPPPYGRGPASYRNRRYHRNSSHSRTQTLPSPVASRTPTLCDQEGRMERLQRDVELLRAGWTGHRTQSLFSLPTDESRSSCASPSSFRPRCFSSMAAPIFRVNVDTLVGAEETDVDTGQTISGSSVDLSVVSGYSHPQLRHHLKAPALRPKSAPPTDGGLDFADLTYNNASSIRQTPLLSRTQSISAKSTPCVVHKPQPKNVKDVLQDKGQQKSNGIVTVDDCNQEGIAEEEQEFYI
- the LOC109096736 gene encoding protein FAM124A-like isoform X3, which gives rise to MSSASSDLSMGDLQDPFLVSIHIITDPGQAKTLQQAADQVLSWLHPDLTLFRVSERAGGLSRKPKVRLQRVTEPPSHQPALAVILFLQDEYGGEESLERLHNQLRCPPWRYHHTERVNRRGLLPFSSASQDFVTLAPGTPLWALRQVHYGKEIVRFTVYCRYETYTEQVRLYRLLLRRRLAQKKEDFCFCVVYSNPETEIQLSFKRMPHGQNPVPTENAVMEIRVRDIGELVPLLPCPCTPISDVRWQTNDYDGNKILLQVQGSRYYRKHTIAKFCHLPPDDPPVTSPPPPELPPPPPPPYGRGPASYRNRRYHRNSSHSRTQTLPSPVASRTPTLCDQEGRMERLQRDVELLRAGWTGHRTQSLFSLPTDESRSSCASPSSFRPRCFSSMAAPIFRVNVDTLVGAEETDVDTGQTISGSSVDLSVVSGYSHPQLRHHLKAPALRPKSAPPTDGGLDFADLTYNNASSIRQTPLLSRTQSISAKSTPCVVHKPQPKNVKDVLQDKGQQKSNGIVTVDDCNQEGIAEEEQEFYI
- the LOC109096737 gene encoding probable serpin E3, translated to MHRLSVTSLLLCLWLLERCQGNSHNDLHTQFGISLYQTLTEMENNSNLIVSPASVSLCLGLLQLGARGNTLAQLEETLGYDVNDARVQDILSRPQGDLDYSSDGVRLQLANALFIQSGVKLLPEFTQHALGWGNSSLLSVNFSNPNHTHSRLQQWTHSQSKADDHLQTKEEQLQSSESQEEASRQDSLLHMALLSTVVFHGAWQKQFLFTDTQNLPFSLSDGSTVKVPMMYQSTEVNIGHFRLPSEQEYTVMELPYLDRSLRLLVALPSDRKSPLSQLEKQLTARAVGLWDTGLRRTKMDIFLPRFKMQSRFNLKPVLQSLGISDVFSPSAADFRGISDGEGLFVSEAFHEARIEVTEEGTKAASATAMVLLKRSRSAVFKADRPFLFILRQISTGSLLFIGRVLNPAEMS